In the Theobroma cacao cultivar B97-61/B2 chromosome 1, Criollo_cocoa_genome_V2, whole genome shotgun sequence genome, one interval contains:
- the LOC18613546 gene encoding uncharacterized protein OsI_027940 — protein sequence MSRHPEVKWAQRSDKVFITVLLPDSKNAKVNLEPEGVFTFSANAGADNNLYELKLELHDKVNVEESKINIGVRSIFCILEKAEKVWWNKLLRGDGKTPHYVKVDWDKWVDEDEENGIGDLDLGGMDFSNFGNMGGMGDGGMGDFEDSDDEEQEVTKPEGDAKPEEVVAGTSEKKEAAPST from the exons ATGAG TCGTCATCCCGAGGTGAAGTGGGCTCAAAGAAGTGACAAGGTTTTCATTACGGTGCTATTACCCGATTCTAAGAATGCAAAGGTCAATCTTGAACCAGAGGGAGTGTTTACTTTCTCTGCTAATGCTGGAGCTGACAATAACCTATATGAGTTGAAGTTGGAACTTCATGATAAGGTCAATGTGGAG gaaagcaaaATTAATATAGGGGTTAGGAGCATATTCTGCATCTTGGAGAAGGCTGAGAAAGTGTGGTGGAATAAATTATTGCGCGGTGATGGCAAGACCCCCCATTATGTCAAAGTGGACTGGGACAAATGGGTGgatgaagatgaagagaaTG GTATTGGTGATCTCGACTTGGGAGGAATGGACTTCTCG AACTTTGGTAATATGGGAGGAATGGGTGATGGTGGCATGGGTGACTTTGAAGACAGTGATGATGAAG AGCAAGAAGTGACAAAGCCAGAAGGAGATGCAAAGCCAGAGGAGGTAGTTGCTGGAACTTCGGAGAAAAAAGAAGCTGCACCAAGCACATGA